In Henriciella litoralis, the genomic window CAATATCACCCGTACGAGACACATGCGTGCCGCCGCAAAGCTCAACCGAATACGGCTTGTCATCTGCTTCCAGTGCCTGTCCCATCGACAGCACGCGCACCTCGTCGCCATATTTCTCGCCAAACAGCGCCAGTGCGCCGGCCTCAATGGCTTCATCAGGCGCCATCGTCTCGATGGTCGCCTCATCATTCTGGCGAATGATCGCGTTCACCTGGTCTTCGATCGCTTCGATCTCGGCGCCTGTCACCGGCGCCCCATGCGAGAAGTCAAACCGCAGCCGGTCTTCCTCAACCAGTGAGCCCTTCTGCGTCACATGTGGCCCAAGAATATTGCGCAGGGCCGCATGCAGAAGGTGCGTCGCCGAGTGATTGGCGCGAATACGCTGACGGCGCTCATAGCTCGCCTCCAGCTTGGCCTCGTCGCCAACCGAAATCTCGCCATCTGTCAGCTCACCGATATGGACGTGCAGATCGCCCGCGCGTTTCTGCACATCGCGCACGATGAAGCGTGCCCCGGACGCGAAGTGAATCTCACCCCGGTCGCCGGCCTGCCCGCCGCTTTCGGCATAGAAAGGCGTCTTGTCGAAGACGAGCTCACAGTCTCCGCCGGACAACGTGTCGGTCATCGCGCCCTCGGCGACGATGGCTTTCAGCGTGCCGTCACCTGTCGTGCCCTCATAGCCAAGGAACTGAGTTGCGCCGACCTTGTCGCGCACTCTGAACCAGACCGCCTGCGACCCTGAATCGCCCGAACCTGACCAGGCTTCGCGCGCAGCCTTCTTCTGATTGTCCATGGCCGCATCAAAGCCTGCCTGATCAACGCTCATGCCGCGCCCACGCAGAATGTCGGCCGTCAGATCGATCGGGAAACCAAAGGTGTCGTAGAGTTTGAAAGCCGTGTCGCCGGAGAGCTGGCCACCGGACTTCAGATCGCCCGTCGCCTCATCAAGCAGGGCCAGGCCGCGCCCCAGCGTACGCTGGAAACGGCCTTCTTCCTGCTCAAGCGCCGCCTCGATGGCGGGCTGTGCGCGGCGCAGCTCCGGATAGGCCTCGCCCATCTCGTCGGTCAGCGCGCCGACCAGCTTGTACATCGCCGGCTCACGTGCACCGAGGATGTGCCCGTGGCGCATCGCGCGGCGCATGATCCGGCGCAGGACATAGCCACGGCCCTCATTCGACGGCGTCACGCCATCGGCAATCAGGAAGGCCGATGTGCGCAAATGGTCAGCAATCACGCGGAAGGAGGCCAGCTGATCGCCCACCGCCTTTGCGCCATACACATCTTCTTCAGCCGCAATCAGCTTCTGGAAAAGATCGATCTCGTAATTGTTATGAACGCCCTGCAGCACGGCCGCCATGCGCTCAAGCCCCATGCCGGTATCGATGGATGGCTTCGGCAAATCGGTGCGCGTGCCATCGGCCTGCTGCTCATATTGCATGAAGACCAGGTTCCAGATCTCGATGAACCGGTCGCCATCCTCATCGGGTGATCCAGGTGGTCCGCCGGGGATGTGATCGCCATGGTCGAAGAAGATTTCCGAACAAGGGCCACAAGGCCCCGTATCGCCCATCGACCAGAAATTGTCCGAGGTCGCGATACGGATAATCCGGTCATCCGGCAGGCCAGCCACCTTTTTCCAGATCGCAGCGGCTTCATCATCCTCAGCATAGACGGTAACGAGCAGACGGTCTTTCGACAGGCCAAGCTCTTTGGTCACCAGGTCCCAGCCAAAGGCAATCGCGTCGTCCTTGAAATAGTCGCCGAACGAGAAATTGCCCAGCATCTCAAAGAAGGTGTGGTGGCGCGCGGTATAGCCGACATTGTCGAGGTCATTATGCTTGCCGCCAGCGCGCACGCATTTCTGCGAGGTCGTCGCGCGCGGCGCAAATGGCGTTTCGGCGCCAGTAAAGATGTTCTTGAACGGCACCATGCCGGCATTCACGAAGAGCAGCGTAGGATCATGG contains:
- the alaS gene encoding alanine--tRNA ligase produces the protein MTSVNQLRESFLSFFEGKGHARRASAPLVPDHDPTLLFVNAGMVPFKNIFTGAETPFAPRATTSQKCVRAGGKHNDLDNVGYTARHHTFFEMLGNFSFGDYFKDDAIAFGWDLVTKELGLSKDRLLVTVYAEDDEAAAIWKKVAGLPDDRIIRIATSDNFWSMGDTGPCGPCSEIFFDHGDHIPGGPPGSPDEDGDRFIEIWNLVFMQYEQQADGTRTDLPKPSIDTGMGLERMAAVLQGVHNNYEIDLFQKLIAAEEDVYGAKAVGDQLASFRVIADHLRTSAFLIADGVTPSNEGRGYVLRRIMRRAMRHGHILGAREPAMYKLVGALTDEMGEAYPELRRAQPAIEAALEQEEGRFQRTLGRGLALLDEATGDLKSGGQLSGDTAFKLYDTFGFPIDLTADILRGRGMSVDQAGFDAAMDNQKKAAREAWSGSGDSGSQAVWFRVRDKVGATQFLGYEGTTGDGTLKAIVAEGAMTDTLSGGDCELVFDKTPFYAESGGQAGDRGEIHFASGARFIVRDVQKRAGDLHVHIGELTDGEISVGDEAKLEASYERRQRIRANHSATHLLHAALRNILGPHVTQKGSLVEEDRLRFDFSHGAPVTGAEIEAIEDQVNAIIRQNDEATIETMAPDEAIEAGALALFGEKYGDEVRVLSMGQALEADDKPYSVELCGGTHVSRTGDIATFVITSEGGVSAGVRRIEAATGAEALNFLKGRAQVALDLSDQLKVPLKDVARKVASLSEERRSLERELADTKRKLAMGGGGGAAPAGPEEINGMKLIARVAEGVGGKDLRGLIDEAKAKMGSGIAVFIGVNEGKAAVAVGVTEDLVGQVSAVDLVRVAAAEVGGKGGGGRPDMAQAGGPDGDKADAALDAVRKALAG